A segment of the Gemmatimonadota bacterium genome:
ATTTAAGAGGTGATTAATGGCTTTCAAAACCACTGATTTGTGCGATGAACACGAAACCGACCCGGCACTTCAAGTTGCCGAGCCGATATTCAACGACTATGGCGGTGTGATGGCATTTTGCGGTCCGATTGCCACGGTCAAAGTTTGCGAAGACAATGTGCTGGTGCGCGAGATACTCGAAACACCGGGCGAGGGGCGCGTTCTCGTCGTCGATGGCGAGGGTTCGATGTGGTGCGCGCTTTTGGGGGATATGGTCGCTGAAATCGCCAGTGACAACGGCTGGTCGGGGATTGTCATAAATGGCGGTGTGCGCGATGTTTCTGAAATTGCGAAAATCGATATAGGTGTCAAGGCGCGCTTTTCTGTGCCGCGCCGCAGCCGAAAAGAAGGCAAGGGACGCCAAAATACGCCTCTTGCTTTTGCCGGTGTCGCCTTTCTTCCGGGCGATTATCTCTACGCCGATGAAGACGGTATTTTGATCGCTACGAGAGATT
Coding sequences within it:
- a CDS encoding RraA family protein; the encoded protein is MAFKTTDLCDEHETDPALQVAEPIFNDYGGVMAFCGPIATVKVCEDNVLVREILETPGEGRVLVVDGEGSMWCALLGDMVAEIASDNGWSGIVINGGVRDVSEIAKIDIGVKARFSVPRRSRKEGKGRQNTPLAFAGVAFLPGDYLYADEDGILIATRDLLDA